One genomic segment of Ignavibacteriota bacterium includes these proteins:
- a CDS encoding ABC transporter permease, giving the protein MKKKDLIRISLEGLNSNKLRTFLTMLGIIFGVASVISMVSIGEGARQETLEQIELLGSNNIIVKKNSITEEENKKAFFSSGLTLKDSEAILQICPYIKSITVQRENTEKAGYKSKIIETKIIGTTPNYYLTFNSKLSEGKFFNKYHNDNYKNVCVLGAGIKDKLFNYENPINKKIKIGYGWFTVIGVISSKKDGGETSSEIRNFNDDIYIPISTMFYKMPKNKVSEENQRNSRNNVANAVDRISIDQLTIKVFEDNQIFETASLIKRILLRKHYGVEDFQIIIPEAIIEQKQKTQSIFNVVMGAIAGISLLVGGIGIMNIMLANILERTKEIGIRRAVGATQTNILYQFMYEALIISLIGGNIGTIIGFILTSIITKYAGWRTLITPYSVVVAFFVSMAVGVGFGLYPAKKAAEKDPIESLRYE; this is encoded by the coding sequence ATGAAAAAGAAAGATTTAATAAGGATAAGTCTAGAAGGATTAAATTCAAACAAACTTAGAACTTTTCTTACAATGCTCGGGATAATATTTGGAGTTGCTTCAGTAATTTCAATGGTTTCAATTGGTGAAGGAGCACGACAAGAAACTTTAGAGCAAATTGAATTGCTTGGCTCTAATAATATTATTGTTAAAAAAAATTCAATAACAGAAGAAGAAAATAAAAAAGCTTTTTTCTCATCGGGATTAACCCTTAAAGATTCCGAAGCAATTCTTCAGATTTGCCCATATATAAAATCAATTACCGTGCAAAGAGAAAATACTGAGAAAGCCGGTTATAAATCAAAAATTATAGAAACTAAAATTATTGGAACAACTCCAAATTACTATTTAACATTTAATTCGAAATTAAGTGAAGGAAAATTTTTCAATAAATATCACAATGATAATTATAAAAATGTTTGCGTTTTAGGAGCCGGAATAAAAGATAAATTATTTAATTATGAAAATCCGATAAATAAAAAAATAAAAATAGGATATGGTTGGTTTACGGTAATCGGAGTAATCTCTTCTAAAAAAGACGGAGGTGAAACCTCATCAGAAATTAGAAATTTTAATGATGATATTTATATTCCAATTTCAACTATGTTTTATAAAATGCCGAAAAATAAAGTTTCGGAAGAAAACCAGAGAAACAGCAGAAACAATGTGGCAAACGCTGTTGATAGAATTTCAATAGATCAATTAACAATAAAAGTTTTTGAAGATAATCAAATATTTGAAACCGCTTCATTAATTAAACGAATTTTGCTCAGAAAACATTACGGTGTTGAAGATTTTCAAATAATTATTCCCGAAGCTATTATTGAACAAAAACAAAAAACACAATCAATTTTTAATGTTGTAATGGGAGCAATTGCCGGAATTTCTTTACTGGTTGGCGGTATTGGAATTATGAATATTATGCTTGCAAATATTTTAGAGCGAACAAAAGAAATTGGAATTAGAAGAGCTGTTGGGGCAACACAAACTAATATTCTTTATCAATTTATGTATGAAGCATTAATTATTAGTTTAATTGGTGGAAATATTGGAACAATAATAGGATTTATTTTAACATCTATAATTACAAAATATGCCGGCTGGCGTACTTTAATTACACCATATTCAGTTGTTGTTGCATTTTTCGTTTCGATGGCTGTTGGCGTAGGATTTGGATTATATCCGGCAAAAAAAGCTGCAGAAAAAGATCCAATAGAATCTCTTAGATATGAATAA
- a CDS encoding efflux RND transporter periplasmic adaptor subunit, whose amino-acid sequence MNNKESKTLKFISKIIEKVNQINNKYLKFVSNTKLPIFFKKNFSLPLIAIILIIFSYFILFGRTTAEKSIPVYKVKNDVFRISVTESGEIKAKNSISISAPRVRSSLKIVFLIPEGTYIKSGDVVAKFDPTEAVTKLKEAEAQLEIAISNKEKLLANQASDIAQTESQLKGSQLSFELSQLNLAQMKFEAQTKQREAELQHQKNVLQYEQSKKDFESKKIIQQSELNNTNVEVRQKRNDLEKAQKDLDELTLTASAEGLVVYGENWANNGQKFQIGDQPWPGQVIITLPDLSAMESETYVNEVDVSKVSVGQKVIVKLDAFQDSIFIGKISSIAKLGKNKNYDSDIKVFDVHVDIDGISEILKPGMTTSNQIIVNETPNKFFVPHEAIFNEDNKFLVYKKNGSGFEETEVKIGIKSEDFIVIEEGLNIGDFVALRNPNSEIDDPSVTEAPEKTETPSAPSKSKSFRSIIIQ is encoded by the coding sequence ATGAATAATAAAGAAAGTAAAACCCTCAAATTTATTTCCAAAATTATTGAAAAAGTAAATCAGATAAATAACAAATACCTTAAATTTGTTAGCAATACAAAACTTCCTATATTTTTCAAAAAGAATTTCTCTCTTCCGTTAATTGCTATTATACTAATAATTTTTTCATACTTTATTTTATTTGGTAGAACCACGGCTGAAAAGAGTATTCCAGTATATAAAGTTAAAAATGATGTGTTTAGAATTTCTGTAACGGAAAGTGGAGAAATTAAAGCAAAAAATTCAATTTCAATATCCGCGCCAAGAGTAAGAAGCAGTTTAAAAATTGTATTTCTAATTCCGGAAGGTACATATATAAAATCCGGTGATGTTGTTGCGAAGTTTGATCCAACAGAAGCAGTAACAAAATTAAAAGAAGCAGAAGCTCAACTTGAAATTGCAATATCAAATAAAGAAAAACTTTTGGCAAATCAGGCTTCTGATATTGCTCAAACTGAATCTCAATTAAAAGGTTCACAGCTAAGTTTTGAATTATCTCAATTAAATTTAGCCCAAATGAAATTTGAAGCTCAAACTAAACAAAGAGAAGCGGAATTGCAGCATCAAAAAAATGTATTGCAATATGAACAATCAAAGAAGGATTTTGAATCGAAAAAAATAATTCAACAATCTGAGCTCAACAATACGAATGTTGAAGTTAGGCAAAAAAGAAATGATTTAGAAAAAGCCCAAAAGGATTTGGATGAACTAACTTTAACAGCTTCTGCGGAAGGTTTAGTAGTGTATGGAGAAAATTGGGCTAACAACGGGCAAAAATTTCAAATTGGTGATCAGCCGTGGCCCGGACAAGTAATTATAACTTTGCCGGATCTTTCTGCAATGGAAAGCGAAACCTATGTTAATGAAGTTGATGTAAGTAAAGTAAGTGTTGGTCAAAAAGTTATTGTAAAACTTGACGCATTTCAAGATAGTATCTTTATTGGAAAAATTTCGAGCATTGCTAAATTAGGAAAGAATAAAAATTATGATTCGGATATTAAAGTTTTTGATGTTCATGTTGATATTGATGGTATTTCAGAAATTCTTAAGCCAGGTATGACAACCAGTAATCAAATAATTGTTAATGAAACTCCCAATAAATTTTTTGTACCTCATGAAGCAATATTTAATGAAGATAATAAATTTTTGGTTTATAAAAAGAATGGCTCCGGTTTTGAAGAAACAGAAGTAAAAATTGGAATAAAAAGCGAAGATTTTATCGTTATTGAAGAAGGATTGAATATTGGAGATTTTGTTGCACTTAGAAATCCCAATAGTGAAATAGATGATCCTTCGGTAACAGAAGCTCCGGAAAAAACAGAAACTCCGTCTGCCCCTTCAAAGTCAAAATCGTTCCGATCTATTATTATTCAATAA
- a CDS encoding OmpA family protein has translation MEEKNEIPQNSLRSFDEYLLCEEYKGENDFFKFEKNNKFYFALNSDGKTYLRSQSYTSEIARNNGISSIHRNSLLDERWLKTQTNDNKYFFCLIAGNKQEIARSCYYNSVNEMEKDYEWVRGENSIIGIGATEINGVWFSAAKLFTENKVDNIIENKIEELDLVADLKSEQKKVSEEIKLEKIEQPKIEKIAGEIPQTIIEKKGGCGKLWIWFLLAVLILIVCFIFCKGCNETNNLTNSIVLKSENVAEIISDKESEIEKPIGEIKNSEILEKIENALKNDISFTIEQLNNDFEMSNLSDNSKIQLNEIGNYLRNHEELILEIHAHTDDVGKDENNKKTSLAKAELIKKYLVENGISEAKINTIGFGERFPISSNLTDEGKAKNRRFEFKFIK, from the coding sequence ATGGAAGAAAAGAATGAAATTCCACAGAATTCTCTGCGTTCTTTTGATGAATATTTATTATGCGAAGAATACAAAGGTGAAAACGATTTTTTCAAATTTGAAAAAAACAACAAATTTTATTTTGCTTTAAATTCCGATGGAAAAACATATCTAAGATCACAAAGTTACACTTCTGAAATTGCCAGAAATAACGGCATAAGTTCCATCCACAGAAATTCTCTTCTTGATGAAAGATGGTTAAAAACACAAACCAATGATAACAAATATTTCTTTTGTCTAATAGCCGGAAACAAACAAGAAATTGCAAGAAGCTGTTACTATAATTCTGTAAATGAAATGGAAAAAGATTATGAATGGGTGCGTGGTGAAAATTCAATTATTGGAATTGGTGCAACTGAAATCAACGGAGTTTGGTTTTCTGCTGCAAAACTATTTACAGAAAATAAAGTTGATAACATTATTGAAAATAAAATTGAAGAATTAGATTTAGTTGCAGATTTAAAATCTGAACAAAAAAAAGTTTCGGAGGAAATAAAGTTAGAAAAAATTGAACAACCTAAAATTGAAAAAATAGCGGGAGAAATTCCCCAGACGATTATAGAGAAAAAAGGCGGCTGCGGAAAATTATGGATTTGGTTTTTACTTGCAGTGCTAATTTTAATTGTTTGTTTTATTTTCTGCAAAGGATGTAACGAAACGAACAATTTAACAAATTCAATTGTACTGAAAAGTGAAAATGTAGCTGAAATAATTTCAGATAAAGAAAGTGAAATTGAAAAACCAATTGGTGAAATAAAAAATTCAGAAATTTTAGAAAAAATTGAAAACGCATTAAAGAATGACATATCTTTTACAATTGAGCAATTAAACAATGATTTTGAAATGAGTAATCTTTCTGATAATTCAAAAATTCAATTGAATGAAATTGGAAATTATCTTAGAAATCACGAGGAATTAATTTTAGAAATTCATGCTCACACAGATGATGTTGGAAAAGATGAAAACAATAAAAAAACATCATTAGCTAAAGCAGAATTAATAAAAAAATATTTAGTAGAAAATGGGATTAGCGAAGCCAAAATTAATACAATTGGTTTTGGCGAAAGATTTCCGATTTCGAGCAATTTAACAGACGAAGGAAAAGCTAAAAATAGAAGATTTGAGTTTAAGTTTATAAAATAG
- a CDS encoding glycosidase, protein MNKKSNIYEINTRVWLRRFDDGTKRATLKDIPQEYWYDLYLKGFNYIWLMGVWRTNESVIKEYCFEPGLVGDYGKALKDWSEKDVIGSPYSIDCYEINPSIGTSEEIIELKNYLNSLGIKLILDFVSNHFSAHSSLIEKNPELFLSANEDFLQRNSYTFFKSKNSKIFAHGRDPFFPAWQDTIQVNYFDENARRYMIDILKELMNLCDGVRCDMAMLSLNNVFENTWSGVLSNRNYQRPKNEFWEICIKEIKQLNDNFIFIGESYWDLEWELQKLGFDFTYDKRLLDRIRVENVSEIKAHLMAEKNFQEKSVRFIENHDEERAITLLGIEKSKAAAIIINTIPGMTFIHDGQIEGKKIKLPVQLGREPIEKENPNLLEFYEKLLRITSSDVFKYGNWELLNPIPSWVSNNTYNNILAWKINLEERKRLVVINFSKVVSQCRIEMSLNNYPTKFKLKDILNYKTYFRKTEEVINEGLFIELGPFKSHIFSY, encoded by the coding sequence ATGAATAAGAAATCAAATATTTATGAAATTAACACGAGAGTTTGGTTAAGGAGATTTGATGACGGCACAAAGAGAGCAACTTTAAAAGATATTCCGCAAGAATATTGGTATGATTTATATTTAAAAGGCTTCAATTATATTTGGCTTATGGGCGTTTGGCGCACAAATGAAAGCGTAATAAAAGAATATTGTTTTGAGCCCGGTTTAGTTGGTGATTACGGAAAAGCTCTAAAAGATTGGAGCGAAAAAGATGTAATTGGTTCGCCGTACTCAATTGATTGTTATGAAATAAATCCATCAATTGGAACTTCTGAAGAAATTATAGAATTGAAGAATTATTTAAATTCGTTAGGAATTAAATTAATTCTTGATTTTGTTTCAAATCATTTTAGCGCGCATAGTTCACTTATCGAAAAAAATCCCGAATTATTTTTATCTGCCAACGAAGATTTTTTGCAAAGAAATTCATATACATTTTTCAAATCAAAAAATTCAAAAATATTTGCTCACGGAAGAGATCCATTTTTTCCAGCTTGGCAAGACACAATTCAAGTTAATTATTTTGATGAAAATGCAAGAAGATATATGATTGATATTTTAAAAGAACTTATGAATTTGTGCGATGGAGTTAGGTGCGATATGGCAATGCTTTCGTTGAATAATGTATTTGAAAATACTTGGAGCGGAGTTTTATCAAACAGAAATTATCAAAGACCTAAAAATGAATTTTGGGAAATTTGCATTAAAGAAATAAAACAGTTGAATGATAATTTTATTTTTATTGGTGAATCTTATTGGGATCTTGAATGGGAACTTCAGAAATTAGGATTTGATTTTACTTATGATAAAAGATTGTTAGATAGAATAAGAGTTGAAAATGTGAGCGAAATAAAAGCACATTTAATGGCTGAGAAAAATTTTCAAGAAAAGTCTGTTAGATTTATTGAAAATCACGATGAAGAAAGAGCCATTACTTTATTGGGAATTGAAAAATCGAAAGCTGCCGCAATAATAATAAACACAATACCGGGAATGACTTTTATTCACGACGGACAAATTGAAGGAAAAAAAATCAAACTACCCGTTCAACTTGGCAGAGAGCCGATTGAAAAAGAGAATCCTAATTTATTAGAGTTTTACGAAAAACTTTTGAGAATTACATCTTCAGATGTTTTTAAATATGGAAATTGGGAATTGCTAAATCCAATACCATCTTGGGTATCAAATAATACTTACAATAATATACTTGCTTGGAAAATTAATCTTGAAGAAAGAAAAAGATTAGTAGTAATAAATTTTTCCAAAGTTGTTTCACAATGTAGAATTGAGATGAGTTTAAATAATTATCCAACAAAATTTAAACTTAAAGATATCTTAAACTATAAGACATATTTTAGAAAAACGGAAGAAGTAATAAATGAAGGATTATTTATTGAGTTAGGTCCGTTTAAAAGTCATATATTTTCTTATTAA